A genomic segment from Chitinophaga flava encodes:
- a CDS encoding iron-sulfur cluster-binding domain-containing protein, with protein sequence MYFQLRIVDIKKETPGTYTYYLENTAPEPIPYQAGQFLTFIIYVNNKEYRRSYSFSSTPGIDPLIAVTIREKENGEISRHILRSWQKGDIVTSLEPSGRFVFAPIPSGERDIFLLAAGSGITPVFSLLKQILQDEPAARITLIYSNTSPERTIFYEQLQTLQSRHPQLKCLFLFSNDPDSNHTYRRLNNILLELLVTEHLLFHKTDAQFFLCGPPEYMRMIMLTLHFMGFSDAQMHKENFVVNTEARLSKTTLPTDTTPREVNILLRNETYTLTVPANQTILSYALEHDVPLPYSCKGGVCGSCTALCTSGKVWMPVNEVLTDKELAEGLILTCVGYPASEKINIEL encoded by the coding sequence ATGTATTTTCAGTTAAGGATCGTTGATATAAAAAAGGAAACACCCGGCACCTACACCTATTACCTCGAAAATACAGCGCCGGAGCCTATCCCTTATCAGGCAGGCCAGTTCCTGACCTTCATCATCTATGTCAATAACAAGGAATATCGCCGCTCTTATTCTTTCAGCTCTACACCCGGTATCGACCCACTAATAGCCGTTACCATCCGCGAAAAAGAAAACGGCGAAATATCCCGCCATATACTGCGGTCCTGGCAGAAAGGGGACATCGTCACCTCACTGGAGCCCTCCGGAAGATTTGTTTTTGCACCTATTCCTTCGGGAGAACGTGATATCTTCCTCCTCGCCGCCGGCAGCGGCATTACGCCCGTATTCTCCCTGCTCAAACAAATACTGCAGGATGAACCTGCTGCCAGAATAACCCTCATTTACAGCAATACATCGCCTGAAAGGACTATTTTCTACGAACAACTACAAACACTGCAATCCCGGCATCCGCAACTGAAATGCCTCTTTCTTTTTAGTAATGACCCTGACAGTAACCACACTTACAGAAGGCTCAACAATATCCTGCTCGAACTGCTGGTCACTGAACACCTCCTGTTCCATAAAACAGATGCGCAGTTCTTCCTCTGCGGGCCGCCGGAATATATGCGCATGATAATGCTGACTCTCCATTTCATGGGCTTCAGCGACGCGCAAATGCATAAAGAAAACTTTGTGGTGAATACCGAAGCCCGGCTGTCCAAAACAACCCTGCCTACAGATACTACACCGCGGGAAGTCAACATACTGCTGCGCAACGAAACCTATACCCTCACCGTACCTGCCAATCAAACTATCCTGAGCTATGCACTCGAACATGATGTGCCGCTTCCATATAGCTGTAAGGGTGGTGTATGCGGTTCCTGTACAGCACTATGCACCAGCGGTAAAGTATGGATGCCTGTTAATGAAGTGCTCACAGACAAAGAGCTGGCAGAAGGGCTGATCCTCACCTGTGTCGGTTATCCTGCCAGTGAAAAGATCAATATTGAATTATAA
- a CDS encoding PAS domain-containing protein yields the protein MLFVIIVINAYLLAGSESSTQKTWLILNEIVLCSAFLLLTIPLIRKPAVSEFENLFMTHPIPMWVYEKDTLRFLYVNHSACHKYGYTREEFLQLTIRDIREHEELDALMENVRERCNGTEYRGIWKHRQKNGENFFVEIYAHSAMYDGKDARFIMAKDVNEQVKAAREAHQLGVRYELLAQATNDAIYDRNMQTNAIIWKHGLESFFQPPVESGADLYEWWRTHIHPADGPAVMSSLETCTQNKINYWSQQYRFRCPDGTYKYVVDRAFVIYENNQPIRMIGIVQDIDKYIKQAVRLEAQNKTLREIAWINSHEIRRPVVSILSIANLFDKSNQDIHLNSRLMEWLHQSTLQLDEIIHKIEHKVKNIE from the coding sequence TTGCTTTTTGTAATCATTGTTATTAATGCTTACCTGCTCGCTGGAAGCGAATCATCTACTCAGAAAACCTGGCTTATTCTGAATGAAATTGTATTGTGTAGCGCATTTCTGTTATTAACAATTCCGCTGATCCGCAAGCCGGCTGTTTCCGAATTCGAAAACCTCTTTATGACTCACCCCATTCCCATGTGGGTTTATGAGAAAGATACCCTGCGATTCCTCTATGTCAACCATTCCGCCTGTCACAAATACGGTTATACAAGAGAAGAATTTCTCCAACTAACGATCAGGGATATACGGGAACATGAAGAGTTGGATGCACTGATGGAAAATGTACGCGAACGTTGTAACGGAACAGAGTATCGGGGCATATGGAAACACCGCCAGAAAAACGGAGAAAATTTTTTCGTGGAAATATACGCTCACTCTGCCATGTATGATGGGAAAGATGCCCGTTTTATTATGGCCAAAGATGTGAACGAACAGGTAAAAGCAGCGAGAGAAGCACATCAGCTGGGTGTACGGTACGAACTGCTGGCACAAGCTACCAACGATGCCATCTACGACCGCAACATGCAAACCAACGCCATCATCTGGAAACATGGACTGGAAAGCTTCTTCCAGCCACCTGTCGAATCCGGCGCCGACCTCTACGAATGGTGGCGCACCCATATTCATCCGGCAGATGGACCAGCTGTTATGAGCTCGCTTGAAACCTGTACCCAGAACAAGATCAATTACTGGTCACAACAATACCGCTTCCGATGCCCCGATGGCACTTACAAATACGTAGTAGACCGCGCTTTCGTCATCTACGAAAACAATCAGCCCATACGGATGATCGGTATCGTACAGGATATAGATAAGTATATCAAACAGGCCGTACGTCTCGAAGCACAGAATAAAACACTCCGGGAAATAGCCTGGATCAATTCACATGAAATACGCAGACCCGTTGTCTCTATCCTCAGTATTGCAAACCTCTTCGATAAAAGCAATCAGGATATTCATCTCAACTCGCGTTTAATGGAATGGCTACATCAGTCCACCCTGCAACTGGATGAAATTATTCATAAGATAGAGCATAAGGTGAAGAATATAGAATAG
- a CDS encoding HAD-IIB family hydrolase: MLLATDLDGTFLAGSAADKAQLYELVRSREDIQLVFVTGRGIRSVLTLLEDPALPRPEYIICDVGATVTHLASLVAVEPVQSAIAGLWPGDEVREKLKSVKGLLHQEAQQQYRCSYYYDDATDIETARQVAESLQCDLVLSAGKYLDVLPKGVNKGNTLQQLLGVLSLPHHQVLVAGDSMNDYSMFEMGFKGVVVGDAEPELLVRTAGMPNVLQSDCIGAGGILEALNRFPEFGIYL, translated from the coding sequence ATGTTATTAGCAACAGATCTTGACGGAACATTCCTGGCTGGCTCAGCGGCCGACAAAGCACAGTTATATGAACTGGTGCGCAGCCGGGAAGACATACAACTGGTATTTGTAACGGGAAGGGGTATACGTAGTGTACTGACATTACTGGAAGATCCTGCTTTGCCCAGGCCGGAATATATTATCTGTGATGTGGGTGCTACCGTAACACACCTGGCTTCACTGGTGGCGGTAGAACCTGTACAGTCTGCCATTGCGGGGTTATGGCCCGGAGATGAGGTGAGGGAAAAACTGAAATCGGTGAAGGGGTTATTGCATCAGGAGGCACAGCAGCAGTATCGTTGTTCCTATTATTATGATGATGCTACTGATATTGAAACAGCCAGGCAGGTAGCGGAATCGCTGCAGTGTGATCTGGTATTGTCTGCCGGAAAATACCTGGATGTTCTTCCTAAAGGAGTGAATAAAGGCAATACACTGCAACAGTTGTTAGGAGTGCTGTCGTTACCGCATCATCAGGTATTGGTAGCTGGCGATTCTATGAATGATTATTCCATGTTTGAGATGGGATTTAAAGGGGTGGTTGTGGGAGATGCAGAACCCGAATTGCTGGTCCGTACAGCGGGAATGCCCAATGTGCTGCAATCGGACTGCATTGGTGCTGGTGGTATTCTGGAGGCATTAAACCGGTTTCCGGAGTTTGGTATATATCTCTGA
- a CDS encoding sensor histidine kinase, with the protein MFKQVYKYWWGQLLGWSAYFLINVFFSFTLKKPNLQTAMIYLIIFVLCGILSTHLFRALLNKLRGWGSFSSEKQLVLYLVLVLSTSVVLYFVYNLVLDYLVGNPPRSKNFLQNLLDRGYVSCFAVSFIWWAIYFIGHYVDRNRISQVDRLKLEATVRELELKTIKAQLNPHFIFNALNSIRALVDENPQRARTAITELSNILRSSMATEKMETVSLESELNIVKDYLALEHIRFEERLQVRYEIDPDTLGLQVPPMMLQTLVENAIKHGISRVVSGGTVFIASRLNNMEHEIMIENTGQLVEKNVLNGHGFGLQSTRQRLSILFGNRATFDIRNKDEATVEARVVMPLL; encoded by the coding sequence ATGTTTAAACAAGTATATAAATACTGGTGGGGACAATTGTTAGGGTGGTCGGCGTATTTCCTGATCAATGTATTCTTCAGTTTCACGCTGAAAAAACCAAATCTGCAAACTGCGATGATCTACCTGATCATCTTTGTACTGTGCGGTATTCTTTCTACTCATTTGTTCAGAGCTTTGTTAAACAAGCTCAGAGGCTGGGGAAGTTTCAGTTCTGAAAAGCAGTTGGTACTATATCTGGTGCTGGTATTAAGTACCAGTGTGGTTTTGTATTTTGTGTATAATCTGGTGTTGGATTATCTGGTGGGTAATCCTCCCCGGAGTAAGAACTTCCTGCAGAACCTGCTGGACAGAGGTTATGTATCCTGTTTTGCTGTTTCCTTTATCTGGTGGGCGATATATTTCATCGGGCATTATGTGGACCGAAACCGGATTTCACAGGTAGACCGGCTGAAGCTGGAAGCAACTGTAAGGGAACTGGAGCTTAAAACGATCAAGGCACAGCTGAATCCTCATTTTATCTTTAACGCGCTCAACAGCATCCGGGCACTGGTGGATGAGAACCCGCAGCGGGCAAGGACGGCCATTACGGAGCTTTCCAATATCCTGCGTAGTTCCATGGCTACAGAAAAGATGGAAACGGTGAGCCTGGAGAGTGAATTAAATATTGTAAAGGATTACCTTGCATTGGAGCATATCCGCTTTGAAGAGCGATTACAGGTAAGGTATGAAATAGATCCCGATACACTGGGGCTGCAGGTGCCGCCCATGATGTTGCAAACACTGGTGGAAAACGCTATCAAACATGGCATTTCCAGGGTAGTGAGTGGCGGAACAGTCTTTATCGCTTCCCGGTTGAACAACATGGAACATGAAATCATGATCGAAAATACCGGCCAGCTGGTGGAGAAAAATGTTCTCAATGGCCATGGATTTGGATTACAGAGTACGCGGCAACGATTAAGTATTTTGTTTGGAAACAGGGCTACCTTTGACATCAGAAATAAAGACGAGGCAACGGTAGAAGCCAGGGTGGTAATGCCGTTACTCTGA
- a CDS encoding YceI family protein, translating into MTTWKIDTAHSDVQFKVKHLMITTVTGQFQTFDATMETAGDDFSSANISFSADINSITTQNAQRDQHLQASDFFEADKYPKLLFVSKEVKKIDDENYKVIGDLTIRDNTRPVELKVEFGGEVVDPWGQTKAGFELSGKINRKDFGLTFNATTETGGVLLSDEVKLLASVQMIKQ; encoded by the coding sequence ATGACTACCTGGAAAATAGATACCGCTCATAGCGATGTGCAATTTAAAGTGAAACACCTGATGATCACTACTGTTACTGGTCAGTTTCAAACATTTGATGCTACCATGGAAACTGCCGGTGATGATTTCAGCAGCGCTAATATTTCTTTCAGTGCAGATATCAACAGCATCACTACTCAGAACGCACAACGTGATCAGCACCTGCAGGCGAGTGATTTCTTTGAAGCAGATAAATATCCCAAGCTGCTGTTTGTTTCCAAAGAAGTGAAAAAAATAGATGACGAAAATTATAAAGTGATCGGTGATCTGACGATCCGTGACAATACCCGTCCGGTAGAGCTGAAAGTAGAATTTGGTGGTGAAGTAGTGGACCCATGGGGACAAACCAAAGCCGGATTTGAACTCAGCGGTAAAATCAATCGTAAAGACTTCGGTCTGACGTTTAACGCAACCACAGAAACAGGCGGTGTATTGCTGAGTGATGAAGTGAAACTGCTGGCCAGCGTACAAATGATCAAACAATAA
- a CDS encoding NAD(P)H-dependent oxidoreductase, with protein sequence MDILEKLEWRYAVKKFDSTRKLTAAQLDRLTTATRLSASSYGLQPYKMLVIENPAIRERLKAASWNQPQITDASQLVVFARISNLNETHVDDYTNNIAAVRNINPEDLAGFNGVMKGTINRLDEAGIAVWTSKQAYLALGTLLTAAAAEGIDACPMEGFDAAQYDEILGLKEKGLATVVIAAIGFRAEDDVMQHAKKVRKPIAELVELI encoded by the coding sequence ATGGATATCTTAGAGAAACTGGAATGGCGTTATGCCGTGAAAAAATTTGATAGCACCAGAAAACTGACTGCTGCTCAGCTGGACAGGCTTACAACCGCTACACGGCTTTCTGCCTCGTCTTATGGCCTGCAGCCTTACAAGATGCTGGTCATTGAAAATCCAGCCATCAGGGAAAGACTGAAAGCAGCATCCTGGAACCAGCCACAGATCACTGATGCATCACAGCTGGTAGTGTTTGCCAGAATAAGCAATCTGAACGAAACTCACGTAGACGATTATACGAATAATATAGCGGCTGTCCGTAATATCAATCCGGAAGATCTCGCAGGATTTAATGGTGTGATGAAAGGAACTATTAACAGACTGGATGAAGCAGGAATAGCTGTATGGACTTCCAAACAGGCTTATCTGGCACTGGGCACATTGCTTACTGCTGCAGCTGCAGAAGGTATTGATGCTTGTCCTATGGAAGGTTTCGACGCAGCTCAATACGACGAGATTTTAGGACTGAAAGAAAAGGGACTGGCTACAGTAGTGATTGCAGCCATTGGTTTCAGAGCGGAAGATGATGTTATGCAACACGCAAAGAAAGTAAGGAAACCGATAGCTGAATTAGTAGAATTAATCTAA
- a CDS encoding pirin family protein — translation MKNIKHVSQILIAPAPHMVGDGFRVQSVLPGGTRTQNNKVSPFILMDYGAPSYFPPTNRPRGVDQHPHKGFETVTVVYQGELEHRDSTGSHGKLAPGDVQWMTAAAGIVHEEKHETEFSKRGGKVEMAQLWVNLPKAFKNHQPGYQNLTKAEIPVIKVSEEGYVRVIAGEYNGTKGAARTFSPVNVLDVKLKKGDTIDVAFPQHFNTLAVVLHGEADFNGNAAKGVETVLFEQDGTDITVTALEDTSLLILSGEPINEPIVAYGPFVMNTPEEINEAINDYNTGKMGFLN, via the coding sequence ATGAAAAACATAAAACATGTCAGTCAGATTTTAATAGCACCAGCGCCACATATGGTGGGCGATGGATTCAGAGTACAGAGTGTTCTGCCAGGCGGTACCCGTACACAGAACAATAAAGTAAGCCCTTTCATCCTGATGGACTATGGTGCTCCATCCTACTTCCCCCCTACCAACAGGCCAAGGGGAGTAGATCAGCATCCACATAAAGGATTTGAAACGGTAACCGTTGTATATCAAGGAGAACTGGAACACCGCGACTCTACCGGCAGCCATGGTAAACTGGCCCCCGGTGATGTACAGTGGATGACCGCTGCGGCTGGTATTGTGCATGAAGAAAAACATGAAACCGAGTTCAGCAAACGTGGTGGGAAAGTGGAAATGGCACAGCTGTGGGTGAATCTGCCTAAAGCATTTAAAAATCATCAGCCTGGTTACCAGAACCTGACCAAAGCCGAAATACCAGTAATAAAAGTAAGTGAAGAAGGATATGTAAGAGTGATTGCAGGGGAATATAACGGTACCAAAGGTGCGGCCAGGACTTTCTCTCCGGTAAATGTACTCGATGTGAAACTGAAAAAGGGAGATACCATTGATGTGGCTTTCCCGCAGCACTTCAATACGCTGGCAGTGGTATTGCACGGAGAAGCCGACTTCAACGGCAACGCAGCCAAAGGTGTGGAAACAGTACTCTTCGAACAGGATGGTACCGATATTACTGTCACCGCCCTGGAAGATACCAGTCTGCTGATCCTCAGCGGTGAGCCTATCAACGAGCCTATTGTAGCCTACGGTCCTTTTGTGATGAATACTCCGGAAGAGATCAATGAAGCCATCAACGACTACAATACCGGTAAAATGGGCTTCCTGAATTAA
- a CDS encoding OsmC family protein: MKRTATANWQGTGKEGKGTLTSQSTVLNNTQYSYSSRFEEGVGTNPEELVAAAHAGCFTMKLSFVISGAGLTPGSIDTKCTITLENGAITSSHLEVKASVPGLDAAKFAEMAADAKANCPISKLLNTNITMDAVLV, encoded by the coding sequence ATGAAAAGAACTGCAACTGCCAATTGGCAAGGCACCGGTAAAGAAGGAAAGGGTACACTGACTTCCCAGTCTACTGTATTAAACAACACGCAGTACTCTTACAGCAGCCGTTTTGAAGAAGGCGTTGGTACCAATCCTGAAGAGCTGGTTGCTGCGGCCCATGCCGGCTGTTTTACGATGAAACTGAGCTTCGTAATTTCCGGTGCAGGTTTAACACCAGGCAGTATAGATACAAAATGCACCATCACCCTGGAAAACGGTGCTATTACCTCCAGCCATCTGGAAGTAAAAGCCAGCGTTCCCGGACTGGACGCAGCTAAATTTGCTGAAATGGCCGCTGATGCAAAAGCAAACTGCCCTATCAGCAAACTGCTGAATACCAATATCACTATGGATGCTGTACTGGTATAA
- a CDS encoding LytR/AlgR family response regulator transcription factor produces MKKALIIDDERLARSELKKLLADHPEIVVVGEAVNAKDGIEKIETLHPDLLFLDIQMPDKTGFDLLAELEKAPQVIFTTAYDEYALKAFEYNALDYLLKPVEPKRLADAIHKLHQLEEKDRLATAGGIRTLLSENDQVFVKDGDRCWFVKLQEIRLFESVGNYARVYFETNKPLILKSLNALEERLDERVFFRANRKHIVNLRMIEKIDTYFNGGLLLEMRGGEKIEVSRRQAVKFKEMMSL; encoded by the coding sequence ATGAAAAAAGCATTGATAATAGATGATGAACGCCTGGCCAGGAGTGAACTGAAAAAATTACTGGCAGATCACCCGGAAATAGTGGTGGTAGGAGAAGCGGTTAACGCGAAGGATGGTATCGAGAAGATAGAGACCCTACATCCTGACCTGTTGTTTCTGGACATTCAGATGCCGGACAAAACGGGATTTGATCTGCTTGCCGAACTGGAGAAGGCACCACAGGTGATCTTCACCACTGCATATGATGAATATGCGCTGAAAGCATTTGAATACAATGCGCTGGACTACCTGCTGAAACCGGTGGAGCCCAAGCGTTTGGCAGATGCAATCCATAAACTGCATCAACTGGAGGAGAAGGACCGGCTGGCCACTGCGGGTGGTATCCGCACCCTGCTGTCTGAAAATGATCAGGTGTTTGTGAAAGATGGTGATCGTTGCTGGTTTGTGAAGCTGCAGGAAATCCGTTTGTTTGAAAGCGTGGGCAACTACGCCCGAGTGTATTTTGAGACTAATAAGCCGTTGATTCTGAAGTCGTTGAATGCACTGGAGGAAAGACTGGACGAAAGGGTTTTTTTCAGGGCCAACCGCAAACACATAGTGAACCTGCGTATGATCGAGAAAATCGACACTTATTTTAACGGAGGGTTGTTACTGGAAATGAGAGGTGGGGAAAAGATAGAGGTGAGCCGCCGGCAGGCCGTTAAATTCAAGGAAATGATGAGTTTGTAA
- a CDS encoding geranylgeranylglyceryl/heptaprenylglyceryl phosphate synthase, which produces MYNKIYTSFIERKARKEKAFAVLIDPDKVTPAGIIELATKCTAAKVDYIFLGGSLVITNHLDECVQQLKASCDIPVILFPGSPSQVSRYADALLYLSMISGRNPELLIGQHVVSAAAVKKSQLEVISTGYMVIDGGAPTTVSYISNATPIPADKADIAMCTAMAGEMLGMKVIYMDAGSGARNPITETMINRVASQVEVPIIVGGGIRDAEKAYRNCKAGADIIVVGNAIEHDISLIKELADAVHSTAPVTL; this is translated from the coding sequence ATGTACAATAAAATATACACTTCGTTCATCGAAAGAAAGGCTAGGAAAGAAAAGGCATTCGCGGTTTTGATTGATCCGGATAAGGTTACCCCTGCCGGGATCATTGAACTCGCGACTAAATGCACTGCGGCCAAGGTGGATTATATCTTCCTCGGTGGCAGCCTCGTTATTACTAACCACCTGGATGAATGCGTGCAACAATTGAAAGCCAGCTGTGATATTCCCGTTATTCTGTTTCCGGGAAGCCCTTCGCAGGTTTCGAGATATGCAGACGCGCTCCTTTATCTTTCAATGATATCAGGTAGAAATCCTGAGTTACTGATTGGTCAGCATGTGGTTTCTGCTGCTGCTGTCAAAAAAAGCCAGCTGGAAGTAATTTCTACCGGCTATATGGTCATTGATGGTGGAGCTCCTACCACTGTATCCTACATTAGCAATGCCACTCCTATTCCTGCCGACAAAGCAGATATCGCGATGTGTACAGCCATGGCAGGAGAGATGCTGGGTATGAAGGTTATATACATGGATGCCGGCAGCGGCGCCCGTAACCCTATCACTGAAACCATGATCAACCGGGTAGCTAGCCAGGTAGAAGTACCCATTATCGTTGGCGGCGGTATCCGCGATGCTGAAAAAGCCTATCGCAACTGTAAAGCCGGTGCCGATATCATCGTAGTAGGTAATGCCATCGAACACGATATTTCCCTGATCAAGGAACTCGCAGATGCTGTACATTCCACAGCACCCGTAACATTGTAA
- a CDS encoding pirin family protein has translation MEKIIHRADNRGYANHGWLKSHHTFSFANYYDPARIHFGALRVFNDDYVKGGMGFGAHPHDNMEIVSIVLDGSMEHRDNTGRHEVIRKNDVQVMSAGTGIVHSEFNASKTEDANFLQIWVFPKERNITPRYDQRTFDPAARENTLQVVISPDATDGALTLHQDTWFSLGDFEAGRKIDLTPKQSGIGSYLFLIDGEIKVADEVLTTRDAIGLTDYEKVTVEVVKPAKFLLIDVPMLN, from the coding sequence ATGGAAAAGATTATACATCGTGCAGATAACAGAGGTTATGCAAATCACGGCTGGTTAAAGAGCCATCATACTTTCAGCTTCGCCAATTATTATGATCCCGCCAGGATACATTTCGGCGCGCTGCGTGTATTCAACGACGACTATGTGAAAGGTGGTATGGGCTTCGGTGCGCACCCGCACGACAATATGGAGATTGTGTCTATCGTTCTCGACGGTAGTATGGAACACCGCGATAATACCGGCAGACATGAAGTGATCAGAAAAAATGATGTGCAGGTAATGAGTGCCGGTACCGGTATTGTACATTCAGAATTTAATGCATCGAAAACAGAAGACGCCAACTTCCTGCAGATATGGGTTTTTCCGAAAGAAAGAAATATTACACCCCGCTATGATCAGCGTACCTTCGATCCGGCAGCTCGTGAAAACACTTTACAGGTGGTGATTTCACCCGATGCTACTGATGGTGCACTGACACTCCATCAGGACACCTGGTTTTCGCTGGGGGATTTTGAAGCAGGCCGTAAGATTGACCTGACACCTAAACAATCTGGTATTGGTTCTTACCTCTTCCTGATTGATGGTGAAATAAAAGTAGCTGATGAAGTATTAACGACAAGAGACGCGATCGGATTAACTGATTACGAAAAGGTAACAGTGGAAGTAGTGAAACCGGCAAAATTTTTGTTGATAGATGTGCCTATGCTGAACTGA
- the dxs gene encoding 1-deoxy-D-xylulose-5-phosphate synthase yields the protein MNITAGSLLSQINYPADLRKLSKDQLHQVCDELRQYIIDVVSVHGGHFAASLGVVELTVALHYVFNTPYDQLVWDVGHQAYGHKILTGRRDSFPTNRKYKGISGFPKRDESEYDTFGVGHSSTSISAALGMAMASHYKGEFDRQHIAVIGDGAMTAGMAFEALNHAGVANANVLIILNDNCMSIDPNVGALKEYLTDITTSPTYNKLRDDVWNLLGKLPVGKRFTREMASKLEASLKGVVSKSSNLFESLQMRYFGPIDGHNITKLADTLQDLKDIPGPKLLHIVTTKGKGYALAEKDQTTWHAPGLFDKITGEIFKKIPDRPQPPKYQDVFGHTIIELAEKNDKIIGITPAMPSGSSLKFMMEKMPDRAFDVGICEQHAVTLSAGMATQGMRVFCNIYSSFFQRAFDQAVHDVAIQDLPVVFCLDRAGLVGEDGPTHHGAYDIAYMRSIPNVIISAPMNEEELRNLMYSAQLEENTHPYVIRYPRGQGVMPEWRTPFKAIKAGTGRKIRDGKDIAILSIGHIGNFVTEACKELISDGLQPAHYDMRFVKPLDEAMLHEVFSKFDKVITVEDGSIKGGFGSAILEFMAEHHYTSKIRILGIPDRIIEHGKPDELFRECGYDPAGIARATREMLREKITVTI from the coding sequence ATGAATATCACGGCCGGTTCACTTTTAAGCCAGATTAATTACCCAGCGGATTTGAGAAAGCTGAGCAAAGACCAGCTTCATCAGGTGTGTGATGAACTACGTCAGTATATTATTGACGTGGTAAGTGTGCATGGCGGCCACTTTGCTGCCAGCCTGGGCGTAGTGGAGCTCACAGTAGCCCTGCACTATGTATTTAATACTCCTTACGACCAGCTGGTATGGGACGTAGGGCATCAGGCGTATGGACATAAGATCCTTACCGGTCGCCGCGATTCCTTTCCGACTAACCGGAAATACAAAGGCATCAGCGGATTTCCCAAAAGAGACGAAAGCGAATACGATACCTTCGGAGTAGGGCACTCCTCTACCTCCATCTCCGCTGCATTGGGCATGGCCATGGCCTCCCACTACAAAGGAGAGTTCGACCGCCAGCATATCGCCGTTATCGGCGATGGCGCCATGACTGCCGGTATGGCCTTCGAAGCACTCAATCACGCCGGTGTGGCCAATGCCAACGTGCTGATTATCCTCAACGATAACTGCATGTCTATCGACCCGAACGTGGGTGCGCTCAAAGAATACCTGACAGATATCACTACTTCTCCCACCTATAACAAACTGAGGGACGATGTATGGAACCTGCTCGGTAAACTGCCGGTAGGAAAACGCTTTACCCGCGAAATGGCCTCCAAACTGGAAGCTTCCCTCAAAGGTGTGGTGTCTAAATCCAGTAACCTCTTCGAATCCCTGCAGATGCGCTATTTTGGCCCTATCGACGGCCACAATATCACCAAACTGGCCGATACCCTGCAGGATCTGAAAGATATTCCCGGCCCTAAACTGCTGCATATCGTTACCACCAAAGGGAAAGGTTATGCCCTCGCAGAAAAGGACCAGACTACCTGGCACGCTCCAGGCCTCTTCGATAAAATCACCGGCGAAATATTCAAAAAAATCCCGGACAGACCGCAACCTCCCAAATACCAGGACGTTTTCGGCCATACCATTATCGAACTGGCAGAGAAAAACGATAAAATCATCGGTATCACCCCCGCCATGCCTTCCGGCTCTTCCCTCAAATTTATGATGGAAAAGATGCCTGACAGAGCCTTCGATGTCGGTATCTGCGAACAACACGCCGTTACCCTCTCCGCCGGCATGGCCACACAGGGTATGCGCGTGTTCTGTAATATCTACTCTTCTTTCTTCCAGCGCGCCTTCGATCAGGCCGTTCACGATGTGGCCATCCAGGACCTCCCCGTGGTTTTCTGCCTCGACAGGGCAGGACTGGTAGGAGAAGACGGACCTACTCACCACGGTGCTTACGATATCGCCTACATGCGTAGCATTCCTAACGTCATCATCAGCGCACCGATGAACGAAGAAGAACTGCGTAACCTCATGTACAGCGCCCAACTGGAAGAAAATACCCATCCGTACGTGATCCGGTACCCCCGTGGTCAAGGTGTCATGCCCGAATGGAGAACTCCTTTTAAAGCCATCAAAGCCGGCACAGGACGTAAGATCCGCGACGGCAAGGATATAGCCATCCTTTCCATCGGTCATATAGGCAACTTCGTAACAGAAGCCTGCAAAGAACTGATCAGCGACGGACTGCAACCTGCCCACTACGATATGCGGTTCGTAAAACCACTCGACGAAGCCATGCTGCACGAAGTGTTCAGCAAATTCGACAAAGTGATCACCGTGGAAGATGGCTCCATCAAAGGTGGCTTCGGCAGCGCCATACTGGAGTTCATGGCAGAACATCACTACACATCCAAGATTCGTATACTCGGTATCCCCGACAGGATCATAGAACACGGTAAACCGGATGAACTGTTCCGCGAATGCGGATACGATCCCGCCGGTATCGCCCGCGCCACCAGAGAAATGCTGCGCGAGAAAATTACCGTGACTATCTAA